A stretch of Aristophania vespae DNA encodes these proteins:
- the rfaD gene encoding ADP-glyceromanno-heptose 6-epimerase — MIIVTGGAGFIGSCLQAALFKEGERTIIVDRLRSQGKWRNLAAHPPYQIISPEALPGFLEKAVGVKAVFHMGAISTTAAREGDLVWATNVALSQRLWRWCAVNHVPFIYASSAATYGAANQPEDFKDGIESIRNLKPLNLYGWSKQAFDLWVADTVSAGEPCPPQWVGLKFFNVYGPNEYHKDSMISVVKVKYDEVSSGESARLFRSTVPGLADGGQRRDFIWVKDAVDVMIWLLKNPQVSGLFNCGSGVARTYLDLALAVCDACHRGRDIEFIDMPSSLRAQYQSFTCANMQALRNAGYQKPFTSLEEGIRCYIDHYLKQGNYYL; from the coding sequence ATGATTATCGTAACTGGCGGTGCCGGATTCATTGGTTCGTGTCTTCAAGCAGCTCTCTTTAAAGAGGGGGAGAGGACAATTATTGTCGATCGTCTGCGTAGCCAAGGAAAATGGCGAAATTTAGCAGCTCATCCTCCTTATCAGATTATTTCTCCTGAAGCCCTCCCTGGCTTTTTAGAAAAAGCTGTCGGTGTTAAGGCTGTTTTTCATATGGGAGCTATTAGCACAACAGCTGCCCGAGAGGGAGATCTCGTCTGGGCAACTAACGTTGCTCTTTCACAGCGTTTGTGGCGATGGTGCGCCGTAAATCATGTTCCTTTTATTTATGCGTCATCTGCTGCGACCTACGGAGCTGCTAATCAACCAGAAGATTTTAAAGACGGTATAGAGTCTATAAGGAACTTAAAGCCATTAAATCTCTATGGTTGGTCAAAGCAGGCATTTGATCTGTGGGTTGCTGACACGGTTAGTGCAGGCGAACCTTGTCCGCCCCAGTGGGTTGGGCTGAAATTTTTCAATGTTTACGGCCCAAATGAATATCACAAAGATTCTATGATTTCTGTCGTGAAAGTGAAATATGACGAAGTCAGCTCGGGTGAGTCGGCACGCCTTTTTCGCTCAACCGTTCCCGGTTTGGCAGATGGAGGTCAAAGACGAGATTTTATCTGGGTTAAAGATGCCGTCGATGTAATGATTTGGCTTTTAAAAAATCCACAGGTGAGTGGTTTGTTTAATTGTGGCTCAGGCGTTGCCCGGACATATCTTGATTTGGCCTTGGCAGTTTGTGATGCTTGTCATCGCGGAAGAGATATTGAATTTATAGACATGCCTTCCTCTTTGAGGGCGCAATATCAATCATTTACTTGTGCCAATATGCAGGCCTTGCGGAATGCAGGTTATCAAAAGCCCTTCACATCGCTGGAAGAAGGGATCAGATGCTATATTGATCATTATCTAAAGCAAGGGAATTATTATCTTTGA
- a CDS encoding accessory factor UbiK family protein codes for MVDRPRIFDDLAGIAGTAFSAFSGAREELHALIRSRIDEVLYSLDLVRREEFDAVQEMASRARQSHIETADRLTALENRLSDLEQLLTEPESTPKP; via the coding sequence ATGGTTGATCGCCCCCGCATTTTTGATGACCTTGCTGGCATAGCCGGAACGGCCTTTTCTGCTTTCTCTGGAGCCAGAGAAGAATTACATGCTCTCATCCGCAGTCGCATTGATGAAGTTTTATATTCATTAGACCTTGTGCGCAGAGAAGAGTTTGATGCTGTTCAAGAAATGGCTAGTCGTGCTCGCCAATCTCATATTGAAACAGCAGACCGACTTACGGCCCTGGAAAATCGCCTAAGCGATTTAGAACAGCTTTTAACCGAACCTGAATCCACCCCTAAACCATAA
- a CDS encoding TetR family transcriptional regulator: protein MPFNESNLSFDTALIEMAMQLASERGWHGFTLVEAALKADLPLEDVKIRYPFKSFILLRLNNMVDKAMLCGTTSYPSLKEGLFDLFMRRFDAFQDYRDGLRAVMRALPQDPALAVFLSTATLNTIKWIADAAGLDRHGLRGIMRLQALLAIWTHALRAWEKDATAELSETMKALDEALNKTERFRILKSIPDERLSSSHKSGGLPDYKQNEDSFTSEF from the coding sequence ATGCCCTTCAATGAGAGTAATCTTTCTTTCGATACAGCACTTATAGAAATGGCTATGCAGCTTGCCTCAGAACGTGGATGGCATGGCTTTACTCTTGTTGAAGCTGCATTAAAGGCTGATCTGCCTTTAGAGGATGTCAAAATAAGATATCCTTTTAAATCTTTTATATTACTCCGCCTTAATAACATGGTGGATAAAGCCATGTTATGCGGTACGACGTCCTATCCTAGTTTGAAAGAAGGACTTTTTGACCTTTTCATGCGCCGCTTTGACGCATTTCAGGATTATCGTGACGGACTACGTGCCGTTATGCGGGCTTTACCACAAGATCCCGCTCTTGCTGTTTTCTTAAGCACAGCCACCCTTAATACAATTAAATGGATTGCAGACGCAGCCGGATTAGACCGTCACGGCCTCAGAGGCATAATGCGCCTGCAAGCTTTATTAGCTATTTGGACCCACGCTTTGAGAGCTTGGGAAAAAGACGCAACGGCTGAACTTTCTGAAACCATGAAAGCTCTAGACGAAGCCTTAAATAAAACTGAACGCTTTCGAATCCTGAAATCTATTCCTGATGAACGCCTTTCCTCCTCTCATAAAAGCGGAGGGTTGCCTGATTACAAACAGAATGAAGACTCTTTCACATCAGAATTTTAG
- a CDS encoding pyrroline-5-carboxylate reductase family protein: MAKGWVDAKHPPRLIIIDRKLQNAPGNSVIYRQVSDLPKDTRPDFVVLAIKPAASEAMLRELSQHLGSNLENSALLSVMAGKNCATLAKASGRDDRAVIRTMPNTPASVGAGATGIYFSPK, from the coding sequence TTGGCAAAAGGCTGGGTGGATGCAAAACATCCTCCGCGTCTCATCATCATAGATCGTAAATTACAGAATGCTCCTGGCAATAGTGTTATTTACCGCCAAGTTTCAGACCTTCCCAAAGATACCAGACCTGACTTTGTCGTTTTAGCTATTAAACCTGCTGCTTCCGAGGCAATGCTCCGTGAGCTAAGCCAGCATCTTGGCAGCAATCTGGAAAATAGTGCCTTACTTTCCGTTATGGCTGGCAAGAACTGTGCCACACTTGCCAAAGCTAGTGGTCGAGACGATAGAGCTGTTATTCGCACAATGCCTAATACCCCCGCCTCAGTTGGTGCAGGGGCAACAGGTATTTATTTCTCCCCCAAGTAA
- a CDS encoding pyrroline-5-carboxylate reductase dimerization domain-containing protein yields the protein MEQVGDVVIVPHEDDLRSVIAVSGSSPAYVFLLAELLEKAGTELGLDQNASRKLARSVIYGAGKMLHDLDDDASVLRNNVTSPNGTTAAALKVLMTEENWPQSVRKASQEAVRRAKELDD from the coding sequence ATGGAACAGGTGGGCGATGTTGTAATCGTACCCCATGAAGATGATTTGCGTAGTGTCATTGCTGTTTCAGGTTCAAGCCCTGCCTATGTTTTTCTTTTGGCAGAATTATTGGAAAAAGCCGGAACCGAACTCGGACTCGACCAAAACGCTTCACGGAAACTGGCACGCAGTGTAATTTATGGTGCTGGAAAAATGCTCCATGATCTTGATGATGACGCTTCTGTCTTACGTAACAACGTAACGAGTCCAAACGGTACGACGGCAGCAGCCTTAAAAGTGCTCATGACAGAAGAAAATTGGCCTCAAAGCGTCAGAAAGGCTTCTCAAGAGGCTGTTCGACGTGCCAAAGAGCTAGACGATTAA
- the pgeF gene encoding peptidoglycan editing factor PgeF: MIKSPAPFKASNLNVRHGFFSRLGGVSTGRYAELNGGATTDDDPAAIKENRRLMAQYFDVTDAKFLALKQVHGREVFVVRDETPLWPLSSLPEADGLVTNVPNLVLTITTADCAPVLFSSGDGKIIGAAHAGWRGAVNGILEETMHQMRSLGATNIKAAIGPCIGPKSYEISANMRDEVLEKHPKAGDFFKALKQERQFMFDLPGFCVQCLTQNGVDSVENLALDTVSDDRFFSYRRSFLAGNSATGRQVSAIQLRNIAL; encoded by the coding sequence ATGATAAAGAGTCCTGCCCCTTTTAAAGCCTCAAACCTTAATGTAAGGCATGGTTTCTTTTCACGTTTAGGAGGTGTTTCTACAGGGCGATATGCTGAACTAAATGGCGGCGCTACAACGGACGATGATCCGGCTGCTATTAAAGAAAATCGTCGTTTAATGGCGCAGTATTTCGACGTGACAGACGCCAAGTTTTTAGCGCTGAAACAAGTTCATGGTCGTGAAGTCTTTGTCGTTAGGGATGAGACTCCACTTTGGCCTCTTTCTTCTTTGCCGGAAGCTGACGGGCTGGTAACAAACGTCCCTAATCTTGTTCTTACAATTACAACAGCAGATTGTGCTCCTGTTCTTTTCTCTTCAGGCGATGGAAAAATCATTGGGGCAGCTCATGCAGGGTGGCGTGGCGCAGTTAATGGTATTTTAGAAGAGACTATGCACCAAATGCGCTCTTTAGGAGCGACCAATATTAAAGCCGCAATTGGGCCTTGTATTGGGCCGAAATCCTATGAAATTTCCGCAAATATGCGTGACGAAGTTTTAGAAAAGCATCCCAAAGCGGGAGATTTTTTCAAAGCGTTGAAGCAAGAGCGACAATTTATGTTCGATTTGCCCGGGTTTTGTGTTCAGTGTTTGACTCAAAATGGGGTGGATTCTGTAGAAAATCTTGCGCTGGATACAGTCTCTGATGACCGATTTTTTAGTTATAGGCGGTCTTTTCTGGCCGGAAATAGTGCTACAGGCAGGCAGGTATCCGCCATTCAGTTGCGTAATATAGCGCTTTAG